One segment of Fructilactobacillus hinvesii DNA contains the following:
- a CDS encoding DUF3800 domain-containing protein: MDNFNFFVDESTFDSFFTVGGLIVNKNEKKIIIDEFNAIKRDLWPKESKREIKRRIIHLVDVKIAHYHNNQQYFNTVHKYPYYKNVFFPNSTYKTLFRKISKLINEHETKLICSSISAQNMKHEYSMKYADWYVIAFQKLLDNYLHFLVKNNATGSIIVEDNTSRDKIMKEFYGFKFLDQSKFSNRVVNKHIKELFFIPKDNSSSPLLQIADVVVGATVKQFSETHSYPERQLYSKFQDKFYDGNLNRVDVFGNTFIEY, encoded by the coding sequence ATGGATAATTTTAATTTTTTTGTTGATGAAAGTACTTTCGATTCCTTTTTTACTGTTGGTGGGTTGATAGTAAATAAAAATGAAAAAAAGATAATTATTGATGAGTTTAATGCTATTAAAAGAGACCTGTGGCCTAAGGAGTCTAAAAGAGAAATTAAAAGGAGAATCATTCATTTAGTTGATGTCAAGATAGCTCATTACCATAATAATCAACAATATTTTAATACAGTTCATAAATATCCATACTATAAAAATGTTTTTTTTCCGAATAGTACTTATAAAACTTTATTCAGGAAAATTAGTAAATTAATTAATGAGCATGAAACTAAACTTATATGTTCAAGTATTTCCGCCCAAAATATGAAACATGAATATTCAATGAAGTATGCTGATTGGTATGTAATTGCCTTTCAAAAGTTACTAGATAACTATCTTCATTTTTTAGTGAAAAATAATGCTACTGGATCTATAATTGTTGAAGATAATACTAGTAGAGACAAGATAATGAAAGAATTTTATGGTTTTAAATTTTTAGATCAATCAAAATTTAGTAATCGAGTGGTAAACAAACATATAAAAGAACTATTTTTCATTCCTAAAGATAATTCTAGTTCACCATTGTTACAAATTGCTGACGTAGTTGTTGGTGCAACAGTTAAACAGTTTTCTGAAACTCATTCTTATCCAGAAAGACAATTATATTCTAAATTTCAAGATAAATTTTATGATGGTAATCTTAATAGAGTTGATGTTTTTGGAAATACTTTTATAGAATATTGA
- a CDS encoding xanthine phosphoribosyltransferase: protein MDALKHAIETNGTVLPGNILKVNSFLNHQIDPELMQQIGQSFADYFQKAGITKVLTVEASGIAPAVLTGLAMHLPVVFARKSKSLVVKDDVYSAKVYSYTKNTSNHIYVEKQFLDNTDRVLIIDDFLANGEATKGLIKITKAAGATVGGIGIVIEKTFQPGGAYLRDHDYDVLSLAKIASLDNQKVTFAD, encoded by the coding sequence ATGGACGCACTAAAACATGCCATTGAAACCAACGGAACCGTCTTACCGGGCAACATTTTAAAGGTAAATTCTTTTTTAAACCATCAAATTGATCCCGAATTGATGCAGCAGATTGGCCAAAGTTTTGCGGATTACTTTCAAAAGGCTGGCATCACCAAGGTCCTTACGGTAGAAGCCTCTGGAATTGCTCCTGCCGTTTTGACCGGGTTAGCCATGCACTTACCCGTAGTTTTTGCCCGAAAGAGTAAATCGTTGGTGGTTAAAGATGACGTATACAGCGCCAAAGTCTATTCCTACACCAAAAACACTAGCAACCACATCTACGTTGAAAAACAATTTCTAGATAATACCGATCGGGTCTTAATCATCGATGACTTCTTGGCCAACGGAGAGGCGACCAAGGGGCTGATTAAGATTACCAAAGCAGCCGGAGCCACGGTCGGTGGCATTGGAATTGTGATTGAAAAGACCTTCCAACCTGGAGGAGCGTACCTGCGTGATCATGATTATGACGTGTTATCGTTAGCAAAGATTGCTTCGTTAGATAACCAAAAGGTCACGTTTGCGGATTAA
- a CDS encoding prepilin peptidase: protein MSTVVPYFSLKRRNMMMLIFWFYCGCCCGSFLLVVASRTIAGESLGMSRSHCQFCQCPLHWWELFPVLSFCWQRGRCRTCHHSLPLSLLVWELTAGWCFWLSPPVNFQSTLWLLFLLGFQLLSIFDSLCWGYPTWLLLPQIGLTFLLSQQSVLAILLESFLYLALLAFNHWHPWIGNGDLDLLWLLLLILPLTTWCSILLTASGLGLIWLIKQHHRSLPFLPFLFLSTLLYLTGLVCFSA, encoded by the coding sequence ATGTCAACTGTAGTTCCGTATTTCTCCTTAAAGAGGAGGAATATGATGATGCTAATTTTTTGGTTTTACTGTGGCTGTTGTTGTGGTTCATTTTTGCTGGTGGTGGCAAGCCGGACGATTGCGGGAGAATCCTTGGGGATGAGCCGGTCACATTGTCAGTTTTGTCAATGCCCGTTACACTGGTGGGAGTTATTCCCCGTCTTAAGTTTTTGTTGGCAACGCGGACGGTGTCGAACATGTCACCACTCGTTACCGTTGTCACTACTAGTCTGGGAACTGACGGCTGGTTGGTGTTTTTGGCTAAGTCCCCCCGTTAATTTCCAAAGCACCCTGTGGCTATTGTTTTTGTTAGGCTTTCAACTCCTGAGTATTTTTGACAGTCTCTGTTGGGGATATCCCACGTGGCTTTTACTGCCTCAAATTGGACTGACTTTTTTATTAAGTCAACAATCGGTTTTAGCAATCCTGCTAGAAAGTTTCCTTTACCTGGCGCTCTTGGCTTTCAACCACTGGCATCCTTGGATTGGCAATGGTGATCTTGATTTGCTCTGGCTCCTGCTTCTCATTCTGCCTCTAACTACCTGGTGCAGTATCCTGCTAACTGCATCTGGATTGGGACTGATCTGGCTGATTAAACAGCACCATCGCTCGTTACCATTTTTACCGTTTCTCTTTCTCAGTACCCTCCTGTACCTAACTGGACTGGTTTGCTTCTCCGCCTAA
- the rpsL gene encoding 30S ribosomal protein S12, with protein sequence MPTINQLVRKGRKSRSSKSKSPALGFGYNSYKKKPTRNPSPQKRGVATRVGTMTPKKPNSALRKYARVRLSNLYEVTAYIPGIGHNLQEHSVVLIRGGRVKDLPGVRYHVIRGALDTAGVQDRRQGRSKYGTKRPKDKK encoded by the coding sequence ATGCCTACAATTAACCAATTAGTTAGAAAAGGTCGTAAATCTAGAAGTTCTAAATCAAAGTCCCCAGCTTTGGGCTTTGGCTACAACAGTTACAAGAAGAAACCAACTCGCAATCCTTCACCACAAAAACGGGGAGTTGCTACCCGTGTGGGAACGATGACACCAAAGAAGCCTAACTCTGCTTTGCGGAAATACGCTCGTGTGCGTCTTTCTAACTTGTACGAAGTTACGGCTTACATTCCTGGAATTGGTCACAACTTACAGGAACACAGTGTGGTCTTAATCCGTGGTGGTCGTGTTAAGGATTTACCTGGGGTTCGTTACCACGTTATTCGTGGTGCGCTTGATACTGCCGGAGTTCAAGATCGTCGTCAAGGACGTTCGAAGTACGGTACGAAGCGGCCAAAGGATAAGAAATAG
- the rpsG gene encoding 30S ribosomal protein S7, with amino-acid sequence MPRKGKVQQREILPDPIYNSKLVSKLINHLMLDGKRGTASEILYGAFEQIKDQTGNDPVEVFEEAMKNVMPVLEVKARRVGGSNYQVPIEVRPNRRTTLGLRWIVSYARLRGEHTMTERLAKEIIDASNNTGAAVKKREDTHKMAEANRAFAHYRW; translated from the coding sequence ATGCCTAGAAAAGGAAAAGTTCAACAACGAGAAATCCTTCCTGATCCAATCTACAACTCAAAGTTGGTTTCTAAATTAATCAACCACTTGATGTTAGATGGTAAGCGAGGAACTGCATCAGAAATCTTATACGGTGCATTCGAACAAATCAAAGACCAAACTGGAAACGATCCGGTAGAAGTTTTTGAAGAAGCAATGAAAAACGTAATGCCAGTGCTGGAAGTTAAGGCTCGTCGGGTTGGTGGATCAAACTACCAAGTTCCGATCGAAGTTCGTCCCAACCGGAGAACTACATTGGGCTTACGTTGGATTGTAAGCTACGCTCGGCTTCGTGGTGAACACACCATGACGGAACGGCTTGCCAAAGAAATTATCGATGCTTCTAATAACACTGGAGCAGCAGTGAAGAAACGGGAAGATACCCACAAGATGGCCGAAGCCAACCGGGCTTTTGCTCACTACCGTTGGTAA
- the fusA gene encoding elongation factor G, whose translation MANKRAFPLDKTRNIGIVAHIDAGKTTTTERVLYYTGRIHKIGETHDGASQMDFMEEEKERGITIQSAATTAQWKGYRVNIIDTPGHVDFTAEVERSLRVLDGGIVVMDGEAGVEPQTETVWRQCSDFSVPRIVFINKMDKMGADFDWSVQTIKDRLHANAVPVQVPIGAESDFEGVIDLIKMKAYVYDEDKEGENWDTVDIPADYQEKAQAARESMIEAVADVDDDVMGKFLEGEELTEEDIKAGIRRATLNLELYPVYAGSAYKNKGVQMMMDGVIDYLPSPLEVRPYMATDPENDDAQVEVRADDKGPFAALAFKIMTDPYVGRLTFIRVYRGTLESGSYILNATKDKRERAGRLVQMHSDQRQEIPEVFSGDIAATIGLKNTTTGDSLTDVDHPLILESMEFPEPVIQVSIEPKTKADQNKMNTALQKLSEEDPTFQANTDPETGQTIIAGMGELQLNIIIERMRREFGVDASIGAPQVAYREAFSKQVSAEGKFVRQSGGKGQYGDVYIEFTPNAEGEGFEFEDAIVGGVVPREYIPSVEQGLKEAMENGVLAGYPLIDLKAKLYDGSYHDVDSSEAAFKIAASLALREAAKKADPKILEPIMKVDIRVPEEYMGDVMGQVTARRGNIEGMEARDGAEDIHAMVPLAEMFGYVTDLRSATQGRGTFTMTFDHYTAVPKNIQEDIIKQNGGEA comes from the coding sequence ATGGCTAACAAACGTGCATTTCCGTTAGACAAAACCCGTAACATCGGGATCGTAGCCCACATTGATGCTGGGAAGACGACGACCACGGAACGGGTTTTATACTACACGGGTCGCATTCACAAAATTGGTGAAACCCATGATGGTGCTTCACAAATGGACTTCATGGAAGAAGAAAAGGAACGTGGAATCACCATCCAATCTGCCGCTACTACGGCGCAATGGAAAGGTTACCGGGTTAACATCATTGATACCCCAGGACACGTGGACTTTACTGCCGAAGTTGAACGTTCATTGCGGGTGCTTGATGGTGGAATCGTGGTAATGGATGGTGAAGCCGGAGTTGAACCACAAACAGAAACTGTTTGGCGGCAATGTTCTGACTTTAGTGTTCCGCGGATCGTGTTCATCAACAAGATGGATAAGATGGGAGCCGACTTTGATTGGTCTGTTCAAACCATCAAAGATCGTTTACACGCAAACGCCGTTCCGGTTCAAGTTCCAATTGGTGCTGAATCAGACTTTGAAGGGGTAATTGACCTCATCAAGATGAAGGCATACGTGTACGATGAAGACAAAGAGGGAGAAAACTGGGATACAGTTGATATTCCTGCTGACTACCAAGAAAAAGCTCAAGCAGCTCGTGAAAGTATGATTGAAGCCGTTGCTGACGTTGATGATGACGTGATGGGTAAATTCCTTGAAGGGGAAGAACTCACCGAAGAAGACATCAAAGCTGGAATTCGGCGGGCAACTTTGAACTTGGAACTTTACCCAGTTTACGCTGGATCTGCTTACAAGAACAAAGGGGTTCAAATGATGATGGATGGTGTGATTGACTACCTTCCATCCCCATTGGAAGTTCGCCCATACATGGCTACTGATCCAGAAAATGACGACGCTCAAGTTGAAGTTCGGGCTGACGATAAAGGACCTTTCGCTGCTTTAGCCTTCAAGATTATGACGGACCCTTACGTTGGTCGGTTAACCTTTATCCGGGTTTACCGGGGAACTTTGGAATCAGGTTCATACATCTTGAACGCTACCAAGGATAAACGGGAACGGGCCGGTCGATTAGTGCAAATGCACTCTGACCAACGGCAAGAAATCCCAGAAGTATTCTCTGGTGATATCGCCGCTACAATCGGTTTGAAGAACACCACGACTGGTGATTCTTTAACTGACGTTGATCACCCGTTGATCTTAGAATCAATGGAATTCCCAGAACCAGTGATCCAAGTTTCGATTGAACCAAAGACCAAGGCCGATCAAAACAAGATGAACACTGCCTTACAAAAACTGTCTGAAGAAGACCCAACTTTCCAAGCTAATACTGATCCAGAAACGGGTCAAACGATTATTGCCGGAATGGGTGAGTTACAGTTGAACATCATTATCGAACGGATGCGTCGTGAATTTGGGGTTGATGCTTCGATTGGTGCTCCACAAGTTGCTTACCGAGAAGCATTCAGCAAGCAAGTTAGTGCCGAAGGGAAGTTCGTTCGTCAGTCTGGTGGTAAAGGTCAATATGGTGATGTTTACATTGAATTTACGCCCAATGCCGAAGGTGAAGGTTTCGAATTTGAAGATGCCATCGTTGGTGGGGTAGTTCCACGTGAATACATTCCATCAGTTGAACAAGGACTGAAGGAAGCCATGGAAAACGGTGTCTTAGCCGGTTACCCATTAATTGACTTAAAAGCTAAGTTATACGATGGTAGTTACCACGATGTCGATTCTAGTGAAGCAGCCTTCAAGATTGCCGCTTCATTAGCACTACGTGAAGCCGCTAAGAAAGCTGATCCAAAGATTTTGGAACCAATCATGAAGGTTGATATCCGGGTTCCAGAAGAATACATGGGTGACGTAATGGGTCAAGTTACTGCTCGGCGTGGTAACATCGAAGGAATGGAAGCTCGAGACGGAGCCGAAGACATCCATGCCATGGTTCCATTGGCTGAAATGTTCGGTTACGTTACGGACTTGCGGTCCGCTACGCAAGGTCGAGGAACGTTTACGATGACTTTTGACCACTACACGGCCGTTCCAAAGAACATTCAAGAAGACATTATTAAACAAAATGGTGGAGAAGCTTAA
- the rpsJ gene encoding 30S ribosomal protein S10: protein MAKEKIRIRLKAYEHRSLDQAADKIVATAQRTGATISGPIPLPTERALYTVLASPFKYSKAQEQFEMLTHKRLIDILNPTPKTVDSLMKLDLPSGVDIEIKL, encoded by the coding sequence ATGGCAAAAGAAAAAATTCGGATCCGTTTAAAGGCTTACGAACACCGTAGTTTAGATCAAGCTGCGGACAAGATTGTGGCAACGGCACAAAGAACTGGGGCAACGATTTCTGGCCCAATTCCATTGCCAACTGAAAGAGCTTTATACACTGTGTTAGCATCACCATTTAAATACAGCAAGGCTCAAGAACAATTTGAAATGTTAACCCACAAACGGTTAATCGACATTTTGAACCCTACCCCTAAGACGGTCGACTCATTAATGAAGTTAGACTTACCTAGTGGTGTGGATATCGAAATCAAACTTTAA
- the rplC gene encoding 50S ribosomal protein L3: protein MTKKGILGKKVGMTQVFTENGELVPVTVVDVTPNVVLQVKNNETDGYEAIQLGFDDKRSVLSNKPEQGHVKKANTTPKRFIREISDVDLGDYKVGDEVKADTFAAGDIVDVTGTTKGHGYQGNIHKDGQRRGPTTHGSRYHRRPGSLGVIINRVVKGMKLPGRMGNKTVTIQNLEIIKADVENNVLLIKGNVPGANKTLVTVKTAASESRK, encoded by the coding sequence ATGACCAAAAAAGGAATCTTAGGGAAAAAGGTCGGAATGACCCAAGTTTTTACCGAAAACGGGGAATTAGTTCCAGTTACGGTAGTTGACGTTACTCCTAACGTTGTCTTACAAGTTAAGAACAACGAAACGGATGGTTACGAAGCAATTCAACTTGGATTTGACGACAAACGTTCAGTATTAAGCAACAAGCCTGAACAAGGTCATGTTAAAAAGGCAAATACTACTCCTAAGCGCTTCATTCGTGAAATCAGCGATGTCGACTTGGGAGACTACAAAGTTGGTGACGAAGTTAAGGCTGACACATTTGCAGCTGGTGACATCGTTGATGTTACGGGTACTACTAAAGGTCATGGTTACCAAGGTAACATCCACAAAGACGGTCAACGTCGTGGGCCTACTACTCACGGTTCTCGTTACCACCGTCGTCCTGGTTCATTAGGGGTTATTATTAACCGGGTTGTTAAAGGAATGAAATTACCTGGTCGGATGGGTAACAAGACGGTTACCATTCAAAACCTCGAAATCATTAAAGCTGATGTGGAAAACAACGTTTTATTGATCAAAGGAAACGTTCCAGGTGCTAACAAGACGCTGGTTACTGTTAAAACAGCTGCTAGCGAATCCAGAAAATAA
- the rplD gene encoding 50S ribosomal protein L4, with translation MTSVSLYKQDGTKNGEVELNEAIFNIEPNESVVFDTVVMQRASLRQGTNGSKSRGQVRGGGKKPWRQKGTGRARQGSIRAPQWVGGGTVFGPQARSYSYHLPKKVTRLAVKSVLSEKVANGDLLVVDSLSFDAPKTKEFANLLKNLDAATKTLVVLEDGNENAARSARNIDNVKVISGKGVNTLDVLNSKKVIITKAALSQVEEVLA, from the coding sequence ATGACAAGCGTATCATTATACAAACAAGATGGAACTAAAAACGGTGAAGTTGAATTAAACGAAGCCATTTTTAACATTGAACCAAATGAATCAGTTGTCTTTGACACGGTTGTAATGCAACGTGCCTCACTGCGACAAGGAACGAACGGAAGCAAATCCCGTGGTCAAGTTCGCGGTGGTGGTAAGAAGCCATGGAGACAAAAAGGAACTGGTCGTGCTCGTCAAGGATCAATCCGGGCCCCACAATGGGTTGGTGGAGGAACTGTCTTTGGACCACAAGCTCGTTCATACAGCTACCACCTTCCAAAGAAGGTTACTCGATTAGCCGTTAAGTCAGTTCTATCTGAAAAAGTTGCGAACGGTGATTTACTCGTAGTTGATTCTTTGAGCTTTGATGCACCAAAGACTAAGGAATTTGCTAACTTGTTGAAGAATCTTGATGCAGCTACGAAGACGCTGGTAGTTTTGGAAGACGGTAACGAAAATGCTGCTCGTTCAGCACGTAACATTGATAACGTAAAGGTTATTAGTGGTAAAGGGGTTAACACCTTGGACGTCTTGAACAGTAAGAAAGTTATCATTACCAAGGCTGCTCTTTCTCAAGTAGAGGAGGTGCTCGCATAA
- the rplW gene encoding 50S ribosomal protein L23 — translation MDARDIILRPVITEASTDRMDEKKYTFDVDLRANKNQVRDAVEEIFSVKVKKVNLMNVRGKEKRQGRYVGFTKKRKKAIVTLTNDSDEIKLFSEE, via the coding sequence ATGGATGCACGAGATATCATTTTACGTCCGGTTATTACTGAAGCTTCAACTGACCGGATGGACGAAAAGAAATACACGTTTGACGTTGATTTACGGGCAAACAAGAACCAAGTTCGCGACGCTGTAGAAGAAATCTTCTCCGTTAAAGTGAAAAAGGTTAACTTGATGAACGTTCGTGGAAAAGAAAAACGTCAAGGTCGTTACGTTGGATTTACGAAGAAACGTAAGAAGGCAATCGTAACTTTAACCAACGATTCAGACGAAATTAAATTATTCTCTGAAGAATAA
- the rplB gene encoding 50S ribosomal protein L2: MALKKYKPTTNGRRNMTSIDYSQITTNKPEKSLVTANSKTAGRNNSGRMTVRHRGGGNKHKYRVIDFKRNHDDVPATVKTIEYDPNRSANIALVVYEDGIKSYILAPKGLKVGDVIESGKDADIKIGNALALQDIPVGSTIHNIELKPGKGGQLARSAGNSAQLLSNEPGSKYSLVKLPSGEVRMILSVCRATIGTVGNEEHSLINWGKAGRTRYRGQRPHVRGSVMNPNDHPHGGGEGKAPVGYPSPLSPWHKKTVGKKTRKKSARSTKFIVRRRKGSKM; the protein is encoded by the coding sequence GTGGCTTTAAAGAAATACAAACCAACCACTAACGGTCGGCGTAACATGACTAGTATCGATTACAGTCAAATTACGACGAACAAGCCGGAAAAGAGTTTGGTAACTGCTAACTCAAAGACTGCTGGTCGAAACAACTCTGGTCGTATGACCGTTCGTCACCGTGGTGGTGGAAACAAACACAAGTACCGTGTGATTGATTTCAAGCGGAACCATGATGATGTTCCTGCAACTGTAAAAACAATTGAATACGATCCTAACCGGAGTGCTAACATTGCCTTGGTTGTTTACGAAGATGGAATCAAATCTTACATCTTAGCACCAAAGGGCTTAAAGGTTGGCGATGTGATTGAATCTGGTAAGGATGCCGACATTAAGATTGGAAACGCCTTGGCTTTGCAAGACATTCCAGTTGGTAGTACCATTCACAACATTGAATTAAAACCAGGTAAGGGTGGCCAATTAGCTCGTTCCGCTGGTAACTCTGCTCAATTATTGAGTAATGAACCAGGCAGCAAGTACTCATTGGTTAAGTTACCTTCCGGTGAAGTTCGGATGATTCTTTCTGTTTGCCGTGCCACGATTGGAACGGTTGGAAACGAAGAACATTCCTTAATTAACTGGGGTAAAGCTGGTCGGACTCGTTACCGTGGTCAAAGACCTCACGTTCGTGGATCAGTAATGAACCCTAACGATCACCCTCATGGTGGTGGGGAAGGTAAAGCTCCAGTTGGTTACCCATCTCCTTTATCTCCATGGCACAAGAAAACGGTTGGAAAGAAGACACGGAAGAAGTCTGCACGTTCAACTAAGTTTATTGTTCGTCGTCGTAAAGGTTCAAAGATGTAA
- the rpsS gene encoding 30S ribosomal protein S19: MSRSLKKGPFADQSLLKKIDAQKDQEKKTVIKTWSRRSTIFPSFIGYTISVYNGRTHVPVYIQEDMVGHKLGEFVPTRTFHGHGNTDKKTV; encoded by the coding sequence ATGAGTCGTAGTTTAAAAAAGGGCCCTTTTGCCGACCAATCTCTTTTAAAGAAGATTGATGCGCAAAAAGACCAAGAAAAGAAAACGGTTATCAAGACTTGGTCACGCCGTTCAACGATTTTCCCAAGTTTCATTGGATACACTATCTCAGTTTACAACGGTAGAACCCACGTCCCAGTTTACATTCAAGAAGACATGGTAGGCCACAAACTTGGCGAATTCGTACCAACTCGGACATTCCACGGGCATGGAAATACCGATAAGAAAACTGTATAA
- the rplV gene encoding 50S ribosomal protein L22 yields MAEQVTSAKAIAKTVRIAPRKVRLVLDLIRGKNVAEATSILKFTPRGASPVVEKVLRSAVANAENNFDLDGQNLVVSEAYADEGPTLKRFRPRAKGSASPINKRTSHITIVVSEKKEG; encoded by the coding sequence ATGGCTGAACAAGTTACATCAGCAAAAGCAATCGCTAAAACTGTTCGCATTGCCCCTCGTAAGGTCCGCCTTGTTTTAGATCTTATTAGAGGCAAGAACGTTGCAGAAGCAACTTCAATCCTTAAGTTCACCCCTCGTGGTGCATCTCCAGTGGTTGAAAAAGTTTTACGTTCTGCCGTTGCTAACGCAGAAAACAACTTTGATCTTGATGGTCAAAACTTGGTTGTAAGCGAAGCTTATGCCGACGAAGGACCAACCTTAAAGCGGTTCCGTCCTCGGGCAAAAGGTTCTGCTTCTCCAATTAACAAACGTACTAGTCACATCACAATCGTAGTATCAGAAAAGAAGGAGGGATAA
- the rpsC gene encoding 30S ribosomal protein S3 produces MGQKINPNGLRIGVTRGWQAQWFANDDKFASYLNEDLKIRGYLEKRLADASVSEIDIERAAKRVNISIHTAKPGMVIGKGGSEVESLRQALNKLTGRRVHINIVEIKKPDLEADLVGENIARQLEGRVAFRRAMRGAMKGVMRSGATGVKTQSAGRLNGADMARIESYSEGRVPLHTLRADIDYSWNEAHTTYGSIGVKTWINRGEVLPDKPEENRKGGK; encoded by the coding sequence ATGGGTCAAAAAATTAATCCTAATGGTTTACGAATTGGTGTCACTCGTGGTTGGCAAGCACAATGGTTTGCAAACGACGATAAATTCGCTTCATACTTAAATGAAGATTTGAAGATTCGTGGCTACCTCGAAAAACGTTTAGCTGACGCTTCTGTTTCAGAAATTGACATTGAACGGGCTGCTAAACGAGTTAACATTTCCATTCACACTGCTAAACCAGGAATGGTAATTGGTAAGGGTGGTTCTGAAGTTGAAAGTCTTCGGCAAGCCTTAAACAAATTAACTGGTCGTCGGGTTCACATCAACATTGTGGAAATCAAGAAGCCAGACTTAGAAGCTGACTTGGTTGGTGAAAACATTGCTCGTCAACTTGAAGGCCGGGTTGCATTCCGTCGGGCCATGCGTGGTGCTATGAAGGGTGTAATGCGCTCTGGTGCTACGGGAGTTAAAACTCAATCAGCTGGTCGTTTGAACGGAGCTGACATGGCTCGGATCGAAAGTTATTCTGAAGGTCGGGTTCCACTTCACACTTTGAGAGCTGACATTGATTACTCATGGAATGAAGCACACACTACTTACGGATCAATCGGGGTTAAAACTTGGATTAACCGTGGGGAAGTATTACCTGACAAACCTGAGGAAAATCGCAAGGGAGGTAAGTAA
- the rplP gene encoding 50S ribosomal protein L16 → MLVPKRVKHRREHRGKLRGHSKGGNSVAFGEYGLQAIDSHWITNRQIEACRIAITRCMKRGGKVWIKIFPQKSYTEKGIGVRMGKGKGSPAGWVAPVKRGKVLFEVAGVNEETAIKALTLASNKLPVRTKIIKREEVGGESNEG, encoded by the coding sequence ATGCTGGTACCAAAACGTGTTAAACACCGTCGTGAACACCGTGGTAAGTTACGCGGTCACTCAAAGGGCGGAAACAGCGTTGCTTTCGGTGAATATGGTTTACAAGCCATTGATTCACATTGGATTACTAACAGACAAATTGAAGCATGCCGGATTGCCATTACTCGTTGCATGAAACGTGGTGGAAAAGTTTGGATTAAGATTTTCCCACAAAAATCATACACGGAAAAAGGTATTGGTGTTCGGATGGGTAAAGGTAAAGGTAGTCCAGCTGGATGGGTTGCTCCAGTTAAACGCGGAAAGGTTCTTTTCGAAGTTGCTGGCGTTAACGAAGAAACAGCTATTAAAGCCTTGACTTTAGCTTCAAACAAGTTGCCGGTACGTACTAAGATTATTAAACGTGAGGAAGTAGGTGGCGAATCAAATGAAGGCTAA
- the rpmC gene encoding 50S ribosomal protein L29, whose protein sequence is MKAKEISKLTTDEMRAKEQDYKKELFNLRFQLATGQLENTARLRTVRKTIARLKTALRQKELNK, encoded by the coding sequence ATGAAGGCTAAAGAAATTAGTAAGTTAACCACTGATGAAATGCGGGCTAAGGAACAAGATTACAAAAAAGAATTGTTCAATCTTCGTTTTCAATTAGCCACTGGTCAACTAGAAAACACCGCTCGTTTGAGAACTGTCCGGAAAACAATCGCCCGGCTCAAAACAGCTTTGCGGCAAAAGGAATTAAACAAGTAA
- the rpsQ gene encoding 30S ribosomal protein S17, translated as MSTERNERKRYRGRVVSDKMDKTITVAVETTKTHPTYGKRIKYTKKYKARDENNRAKLNDIVEIMETRPLSKTVHFRLVDVVEEAIII; from the coding sequence ATGAGCACAGAACGTAATGAACGTAAGCGTTACAGAGGTCGAGTTGTTTCTGACAAGATGGACAAAACTATCACCGTTGCCGTAGAAACGACTAAGACTCATCCTACTTATGGAAAACGGATTAAGTACACAAAGAAGTACAAAGCTCGTGACGAAAACAATCGTGCTAAGTTAAACGATATTGTTGAAATCATGGAAACTCGTCCACTATCAAAAACGGTTCACTTCCGTCTGGTTGACGTTGTTGAAGAAGCTATCATTATCTAG